The Pricia mediterranea genome includes a window with the following:
- a CDS encoding 5' nucleotidase, NT5C type — MVLFVDMDEVMADTYGAHVEIYNRDYEECLTLEACMGKEVWHTVPENRQTSVRNHARNRGFFRDLNPIADSRSVMKALNDKYEVYIASAAMQFPNSLEEKSEWLDEHFPFIPWQRRILCGNKHILRGDILIDDRSYNLAEFQGRSLQFTSPHNIHTTGFERVDNWQEVAEKLL; from the coding sequence ATGGTTCTTTTTGTTGATATGGATGAGGTAATGGCGGACACCTACGGCGCACATGTTGAAATTTACAATCGGGATTACGAAGAATGTCTTACCCTTGAGGCCTGTATGGGCAAGGAAGTCTGGCATACCGTGCCGGAAAACAGGCAGACCAGCGTACGCAACCATGCCCGAAACCGTGGCTTCTTTCGCGACCTGAACCCCATTGCCGATAGTCGTTCTGTAATGAAGGCCCTGAACGACAAGTATGAGGTCTATATCGCTTCGGCCGCGATGCAGTTTCCCAATTCCCTGGAGGAAAAATCCGAATGGCTCGATGAGCATTTTCCCTTTATCCCTTGGCAACGGCGCATCCTATGTGGCAACAAGCACATTTTAAGGGGAGATATCCTAATCGATGACCGAAGCTACAATCTTGCGGAATTCCAGGGCAGGTCGCTACAATTTACGTCCCCCCACAACATCCACACTACAGGTTTCGAACGTGTTGACAATTGGCAGGAAGTGGCCGAGAAGTTATTGTGA
- a CDS encoding M3 family metallopeptidase — translation MNPLLEPFDTAPFSKIKDEHFKPAFLRAIDEARAEIDAITENPENPTFENTIEALEFSGRQLDRISSVFFNLNSAETNEHIQKIAQEVSPLLSEFGNDITLNTELFKKVKSVYDEKDELDLSPEQIMLLDKKYKSFSRNGANLPEDKKKRLREIDAELSKLKLTFGENVLAETNKYELHLTDESDVEGLPEGEKEAAAQLAEAREKEGWLVTLNYPSYIPFMKYAENRELRKELSLAFGSKGFHGDELDNQKNVLKIAKLRYERANLLGYKTHADFVLEERMAETPEKVREFLQELLEKAKPAAEREFKQLEEFANELDGIDRLEKWDGSYYSEKLKQKLFDLDDEKLKPYFKLENVIAGVFKVSELLFGLRFEEVFDIDKYHEEVKTYRVYDQANNFICLFYADFHPREGKRGGAWMTTYRPQYIRNGENVRPHVSNVCNFTRSTSTKPSLLTFNEVTTLFHEFGHGLHGMLANTVYPSLSGTSVYWDFVELPSQVMENWCYEKEALELFATHYETGDPIPMELIEKIKDSATFQEGMQTLRQLSFGLLDMAWHGIDPTDISDVKTHEVQAFKGTRLYPETPETCMSTAFAHIFQGGYSSGYYSYKWAEVLDADAFAYFKEEGIFNKEVATKFKDNVLSQGGTENPMLLYKRFRGAEPKVEALLERAGLLKKTDMVSSK, via the coding sequence ATGAATCCCTTATTAGAACCTTTCGACACCGCCCCATTTTCAAAAATAAAAGACGAGCACTTCAAGCCTGCTTTTCTTCGGGCCATTGACGAGGCCCGGGCGGAAATCGACGCCATTACCGAGAATCCCGAGAACCCGACCTTCGAAAATACCATCGAGGCCTTGGAGTTTTCGGGCCGACAGCTCGACCGCATCTCCAGCGTGTTCTTTAACCTGAATTCCGCCGAAACGAACGAACACATCCAAAAAATCGCGCAGGAAGTATCTCCCCTTCTTTCCGAATTCGGTAACGACATTACACTGAACACGGAACTCTTCAAAAAGGTAAAATCCGTTTACGACGAAAAAGATGAGTTGGACCTGTCCCCCGAGCAAATCATGCTGCTTGATAAAAAATACAAGAGTTTTAGCCGTAACGGTGCCAACCTGCCCGAGGACAAGAAAAAACGCCTACGGGAAATCGATGCGGAACTTTCCAAACTTAAATTGACCTTCGGGGAAAACGTTCTGGCGGAAACCAATAAATACGAACTGCATCTGACGGACGAGTCCGATGTAGAGGGTCTGCCCGAAGGCGAAAAGGAAGCGGCCGCCCAGTTGGCCGAAGCAAGGGAAAAAGAAGGATGGCTAGTAACCTTGAATTACCCTAGCTACATCCCCTTTATGAAATATGCGGAGAACCGCGAACTACGGAAAGAGCTTTCCCTGGCTTTCGGCAGCAAAGGATTTCACGGCGACGAACTCGATAATCAAAAGAACGTCCTCAAAATCGCGAAGCTGCGCTACGAAAGAGCTAACCTCTTGGGCTATAAGACCCATGCCGATTTTGTATTGGAGGAACGGATGGCCGAAACCCCCGAAAAGGTCCGGGAGTTTCTCCAAGAACTGTTGGAAAAGGCCAAGCCTGCCGCGGAACGGGAGTTCAAACAGCTCGAAGAGTTCGCTAACGAGCTCGATGGGATCGACCGGTTGGAAAAATGGGACGGCAGTTACTATTCCGAGAAACTGAAACAAAAACTGTTCGACCTCGATGACGAAAAATTGAAACCCTATTTTAAGCTTGAAAATGTCATCGCCGGGGTCTTTAAAGTGTCCGAATTATTATTCGGACTCCGTTTCGAGGAGGTGTTCGACATCGACAAATATCACGAAGAGGTCAAGACCTATCGGGTTTATGACCAAGCGAATAATTTTATTTGCCTGTTTTATGCGGATTTCCACCCCCGAGAGGGCAAACGCGGCGGGGCCTGGATGACCACTTATAGACCTCAGTATATACGAAACGGCGAGAACGTACGGCCCCACGTATCCAACGTCTGTAACTTTACCCGTAGTACCTCGACAAAACCTTCGCTCTTGACCTTTAACGAGGTGACCACGCTCTTTCACGAATTCGGACACGGACTACATGGAATGCTGGCCAACACGGTGTATCCTAGCTTATCGGGGACCTCGGTCTATTGGGACTTTGTGGAACTGCCCAGTCAGGTGATGGAAAACTGGTGTTATGAGAAAGAGGCCCTGGAGCTCTTCGCCACCCATTACGAGACGGGCGACCCCATCCCCATGGAACTGATCGAAAAGATTAAGGATTCGGCCACTTTTCAGGAAGGCATGCAGACCCTGCGCCAATTGAGTTTCGGGCTTCTGGATATGGCTTGGCACGGTATCGACCCCACGGACATCTCCGATGTAAAGACTCACGAAGTACAGGCCTTTAAAGGCACCAGACTATACCCCGAAACGCCCGAGACCTGTATGAGTACCGCTTTTGCCCATATTTTCCAGGGTGGATATTCCTCCGGATACTACAGTTACAAGTGGGCGGAAGTACTCGATGCCGATGCCTTCGCCTATTTTAAGGAAGAAGGAATTTTCAACAAAGAAGTCGCAACTAAATTCAAGGACAACGTTTTATCGCAAGGTGGCACCGAAAATCCCATGTTACTCTACAAACGTTTCCGGGGCGCTGAACCCAAGGTGGAGGCACTGCTCGAACGCGCAGGGTTGTTAAAGAAAACTGACATGGTTTCTTCCAAATGA
- the purE gene encoding 5-(carboxyamino)imidazole ribonucleotide mutase: MTKIAIVMGSTSDMPVMQDAIDILKEFGIETEVDIVSAHRTPEKLFEFGKNAHKNGYAAIIAGAGGAAHLPGMVASLTPLPVIGVPVKSSNSIDGWDSVLSILQMPGGVPVATVALNGAKNAGILAAQIIGAADTTVRDRIMTYKERLKEKVVEGAKIVGSGSTMNSK; this comes from the coding sequence ATGACCAAAATAGCCATAGTAATGGGCAGTACCAGTGACATGCCCGTCATGCAGGATGCCATTGACATCTTAAAGGAATTCGGTATTGAAACCGAGGTCGATATCGTCTCCGCCCACCGGACGCCCGAAAAACTGTTCGAGTTCGGTAAGAACGCACACAAGAACGGGTATGCGGCCATCATTGCCGGGGCCGGCGGCGCGGCGCATCTACCGGGCATGGTCGCCTCGTTGACCCCATTGCCCGTCATCGGCGTGCCGGTAAAAAGCAGCAACTCCATCGACGGATGGGATTCCGTATTGTCCATTTTGCAAATGCCTGGGGGCGTCCCCGTGGCCACCGTAGCCTTGAACGGCGCCAAAAATGCCGGTATCCTGGCCGCACAGATCATCGGGGCTGCAGATACCACCGTCCGGGATAGGATTATGACCTACAAGGAACGTTTGAAAGAAAAAGTTGTTGAGGGAGCGAAAATCGTGGGCAGTGGCAGTACAATGAACAGTAAATAG
- a CDS encoding 5-(carboxyamino)imidazole ribonucleotide synthase translates to MANPKNYFSSNFKLGILGGGQLGKMLLYETRKFDIHTIVMDASEDAPCKIACNEFVLGDLMDFDAVYNLGQKVDVLTIEIENVNVDALEKLEREGMKIYPPTKALRIIQNKAKQKLFYVDKGIPTADFQRFAYKSEIEDSISNGGMKFPFVWKAARFGYDGQGVNVVRKLEDLNGLPEGECITEELVDFKNELSVIVARSVSGEVKCYPVVEMEFHPEANQVEYVICPARIDTKVAQKAQETALRASDALQHVGLLAVELFQTQDDRILVNEVAPRPHNSGHYSIEASYTNQFEQHIRAILDLPLGDTRSKVAGIMVNLVGAEGHTGDVVYENMEEILRLGGVTPHIYGKKQTRPFRKMGHVTIVNEAITEARRIAQQVKETIKVISK, encoded by the coding sequence ATGGCAAATCCAAAAAATTATTTTTCCTCGAATTTCAAGCTGGGGATTTTAGGAGGTGGACAATTGGGCAAGATGCTGCTCTACGAAACCCGAAAATTCGACATCCATACCATTGTTATGGATGCCTCGGAGGATGCCCCCTGCAAGATTGCCTGTAACGAGTTCGTCTTGGGGGACCTGATGGATTTCGATGCTGTTTACAACTTGGGACAAAAGGTCGATGTGCTCACTATTGAAATCGAGAACGTCAACGTCGATGCCTTGGAAAAACTGGAAAGGGAAGGCATGAAAATCTATCCGCCGACAAAAGCCCTTCGCATCATTCAGAACAAGGCAAAACAAAAATTGTTCTACGTAGATAAGGGAATACCAACGGCCGACTTCCAGCGTTTTGCCTATAAAAGCGAAATTGAGGATAGCATTAGCAATGGGGGGATGAAATTTCCCTTTGTGTGGAAAGCTGCTCGATTTGGCTATGACGGACAGGGCGTGAACGTGGTGCGGAAACTGGAGGACCTAAACGGACTGCCCGAGGGGGAATGTATCACGGAAGAGCTTGTTGATTTTAAGAACGAACTCTCCGTTATCGTAGCGAGAAGCGTCAGCGGCGAGGTAAAGTGCTATCCTGTGGTCGAAATGGAGTTCCATCCCGAAGCCAATCAGGTAGAATATGTCATCTGCCCCGCCCGTATCGACACTAAAGTGGCCCAAAAGGCACAGGAAACCGCTTTAAGGGCATCCGACGCCTTGCAACATGTAGGTTTGCTCGCCGTAGAGCTGTTCCAGACCCAAGACGATAGGATTCTGGTCAACGAGGTGGCACCACGCCCTCATAACAGCGGCCATTATAGTATCGAGGCCAGCTATACCAACCAGTTCGAACAGCATATCCGGGCCATTCTCGACCTCCCCTTGGGCGATACGCGGAGCAAGGTCGCCGGCATTATGGTCAACCTCGTCGGCGCAGAGGGCCATACCGGAGACGTGGTCTACGAGAACATGGAGGAAATTCTACGACTTGGAGGCGTTACCCCCCATATCTACGGCAAAAAACAGACCCGCCCCTTCCGGAAAATGGGACACGTGACGATAGTTAACGAGGCGATTACCGAAGCCCGGAGGATAGCGCAGCAAGTGAAAGAGACGATCAAAGTAATAAGCAAATAG
- a CDS encoding adenylate kinase → MIQLHDKYFKPFLSEGQIQAAVKEVSRKVAADYGEQTPIFVGVLNGSFMFVSDFLKAYPHPCEVSFVKLSSYHGLTSTGIVETLLDVSENIEGRSVIILEDIIDTGRTLKKLVHLFSKSNVKEFKIASLFYKSEIYNGEYAIDYWGIEIPDKFIVGYGLDYKELGRNLKEVYQLNQKHMINLVLFGKPGAGKGTQAEFLKEEYNLKHISTGDLFRYNIKNDTELGKLAKSYMDDGNLVPDEVTIRMLEEAVNSNPDASGFIFDGFPRTTAQAAALDEFLVSKGMKIDATIALEAHDKALTERLLERGKVSGRTDDQDEAKIRNRFAEYNEKTAPLREYYEAQGKFHSVNGIGEIDAVTHRLRKVIEEL, encoded by the coding sequence GTGATTCAGCTCCACGATAAATATTTTAAGCCTTTTTTGAGCGAGGGACAAATACAGGCCGCGGTGAAGGAGGTCTCGCGTAAAGTTGCCGCCGATTATGGAGAACAGACCCCGATTTTTGTCGGAGTGCTCAACGGATCGTTTATGTTCGTTTCCGATTTTCTAAAGGCCTACCCGCATCCGTGCGAAGTGTCGTTCGTAAAACTGAGCTCCTATCACGGTCTGACATCTACAGGCATTGTCGAGACGTTACTTGACGTTTCCGAAAATATAGAGGGGAGAAGCGTGATTATTTTAGAGGATATTATCGACACCGGCCGCACCTTGAAAAAGCTGGTCCACCTTTTTTCGAAATCCAACGTAAAGGAATTTAAGATTGCCAGTCTTTTCTACAAATCGGAAATCTACAACGGGGAATATGCCATCGATTATTGGGGCATAGAGATACCCGATAAGTTCATTGTAGGCTATGGGTTGGATTACAAGGAACTGGGCCGCAACTTAAAGGAAGTATACCAATTAAATCAAAAACATATGATCAATCTCGTGCTATTCGGGAAACCCGGTGCCGGTAAAGGTACGCAAGCCGAATTTTTGAAGGAAGAATACAATCTCAAACATATTTCTACGGGCGACCTGTTCCGTTACAACATTAAAAACGACACCGAACTCGGTAAGCTGGCCAAATCCTATATGGACGATGGCAATCTGGTGCCCGATGAGGTGACCATTAGAATGTTGGAGGAGGCTGTGAATAGCAATCCCGATGCCAGTGGATTTATTTTCGATGGATTTCCCCGAACAACGGCACAGGCAGCTGCCCTGGATGAATTTTTAGTGTCAAAGGGAATGAAAATCGATGCCACGATCGCTTTGGAAGCCCATGACAAAGCTTTGACGGAAAGGCTGCTGGAACGCGGAAAGGTGAGCGGTCGTACCGACGATCAAGACGAGGCCAAAATCCGGAACCGGTTCGCCGAATACAATGAGAAAACGGCCCCGCTCAGGGAGTATTACGAAGCTCAGGGAAAATTCCACAGCGTGAACGGTATCGGAGAAATCGATGCAGTCACGCACCGGTTGAGAAAGGTTATCGAAGAATTATAA